In Halobaculum rubrum, the following are encoded in one genomic region:
- a CDS encoding DUF4112 domain-containing protein: MTDAQSLTMDLPESVDDPALRRVKTVARIMDEAVRVPGTNTWVGLDPVLGVAPGVGDAVAAGVSLYIVAEAAYLGVPLTTVVRMLANVTADAALGSIPVVGPVFDTFLKANTWNVSYLEEFVADAAGDAEGGAADGEDGPVTIEITEE; encoded by the coding sequence ATGACCGACGCCCAGTCGCTCACGATGGACCTGCCCGAATCGGTCGACGACCCGGCGCTGCGGCGCGTGAAGACCGTCGCCCGGATCATGGACGAGGCGGTCCGGGTTCCGGGGACGAACACGTGGGTCGGCCTCGATCCGGTGCTCGGCGTGGCACCGGGCGTCGGCGACGCGGTCGCCGCCGGCGTCTCGCTGTACATCGTCGCCGAGGCCGCCTACCTCGGCGTGCCGCTGACGACGGTCGTTCGCATGCTGGCGAACGTGACCGCCGACGCGGCGCTCGGATCGATCCCCGTCGTCGGCCCGGTGTTCGACACGTTCCTCAAGGCGAACACGTGGAACGTCTCCTACCTCGAGGAGTTCGTCGCCGACGCCGCCGGCGACGCCGAGGGGGGCGCCGCCGACGGGGAGGACGGTCCGGTCACCATCGAGATCACGGAGGAGTGA
- a CDS encoding carbon-nitrogen family hydrolase encodes MRLALAQIEVRAADRDGNLDRALTAIAAAADRGADLVALPELWNVGYFAFEAYERGAEALSGPTLSRLAEAARDHDIAVLAGSVVEDLAESAAAGADVPADDGLANTAVLFDSDGDRRAVYRKHHLFGYESAETRLLTPGEALPVVDLLGVRIGVTTCYDLRFPEQFRALVDGGDGDGEVDLVLVPSAWPYPRVEHWRTLPRARAIENLAYVATANGSGSFEEADLVGRSTVYDPWGTTLASTGEEPALVTAEIEPDRVANVREEFPALRDRRDY; translated from the coding sequence ATGAGGCTCGCGCTCGCGCAGATCGAGGTCCGCGCGGCCGACCGCGACGGCAACCTCGACCGAGCGCTGACGGCGATCGCCGCCGCCGCCGACCGCGGCGCGGATCTGGTCGCGCTTCCGGAACTGTGGAACGTCGGCTACTTCGCGTTCGAGGCGTACGAACGCGGTGCCGAGGCCCTGTCGGGACCGACCCTGAGCCGGCTCGCCGAGGCCGCCCGTGACCACGATATCGCGGTGCTGGCCGGCTCAGTCGTCGAGGACCTCGCCGAGAGCGCCGCCGCGGGTGCGGACGTGCCCGCCGACGACGGCCTCGCGAACACGGCCGTCCTGTTCGACTCGGACGGCGACCGCCGTGCGGTGTACCGGAAGCACCACCTGTTCGGGTACGAGTCGGCGGAGACGCGACTGCTCACGCCCGGCGAGGCGCTGCCGGTCGTCGACCTGCTCGGCGTTCGTATCGGAGTGACGACGTGTTACGACCTGCGGTTCCCCGAACAGTTCCGCGCGCTCGTGGACGGCGGCGACGGGGATGGGGAAGTCGACCTCGTGCTCGTCCCCAGCGCGTGGCCGTACCCGCGCGTCGAACACTGGCGGACGCTCCCGCGTGCGCGGGCCATCGAGAACCTCGCGTACGTCGCGACGGCGAACGGGTCGGGGAGCTTCGAGGAGGCGGACCTGGTCGGGCGGTCGACCGTGTACGACCCGTGGGGAACGACGCTGGCGTCGACCGGCGAGGAGCCCGCGCTCGTCACCGCCGAAATCGAGCCCGACCGCGTCGCGAACGTGCGCGAGGAGTTCCCGGCGCTGCGCGACAGACGCGACTACTGA
- a CDS encoding Gfo/Idh/MocA family protein gives MFESTFADARRRDWAGEDDTIGDRGGDADATIRIATVGCGNYARSVSIPAVERGDYAAPTVVVSGDPGKRSRLADEFGVTAIDYDEYESGVASDEYDAVYVATPNRLHLPHVGTAAAHGKHVICEKPLEATVERAERLVAACDDAGVRLMTAYRMQTDPVLRRLREFVAGGGIGDLQRASGDFTFPVLRGDAGPDQWRLDGRLAGGGALYDVGVYPLNTARFLAGGDPVAVSATTRSPDPAFDEVDQHVDFRVEFGAASGVADGDTGAVDGGDGWVGNFSASFSGHPNTSLELLGSEGRIAIRSAFQPGADREVTVETAEGTMELAGVGTDETVEEFDYFAHAVAAGGDIEPDGGDGLVDMRTLAAIQTAARTGARVEL, from the coding sequence ATGTTCGAGTCGACGTTCGCGGACGCGAGGCGACGCGACTGGGCGGGCGAGGACGACACGATCGGGGACCGCGGCGGCGACGCCGACGCGACGATCCGGATCGCGACGGTCGGCTGCGGCAACTACGCGCGCTCGGTCTCGATCCCGGCGGTGGAGCGCGGCGACTACGCGGCGCCGACGGTCGTCGTCAGCGGCGACCCGGGGAAGCGATCCCGCCTCGCCGACGAGTTCGGCGTCACCGCGATCGACTACGACGAGTACGAGTCGGGCGTCGCGAGCGACGAGTACGACGCCGTCTACGTCGCCACCCCGAACCGGCTCCACCTGCCCCACGTCGGGACGGCCGCCGCACACGGCAAACACGTCATCTGCGAGAAGCCGCTCGAGGCGACCGTCGAGCGCGCCGAGCGACTCGTCGCCGCCTGCGACGATGCGGGCGTCCGGCTGATGACCGCCTACCGAATGCAGACCGATCCCGTACTGCGGCGCTTGCGGGAGTTCGTCGCCGGCGGCGGGATCGGCGACCTCCAGCGCGCGTCCGGCGACTTCACGTTCCCGGTGCTCCGGGGAGACGCCGGCCCGGACCAGTGGCGCCTCGACGGCCGCCTCGCGGGCGGCGGCGCGTTGTACGACGTTGGCGTGTACCCGCTCAACACCGCGCGGTTCCTCGCCGGCGGCGACCCGGTCGCGGTCTCGGCGACGACCCGGTCGCCCGACCCCGCGTTCGACGAGGTCGATCAGCACGTCGACTTCCGGGTGGAGTTCGGCGCCGCGAGCGGTGTCGCTGACGGCGACACGGGTGCCGTCGACGGCGGTGACGGGTGGGTCGGGAACTTCTCGGCGTCGTTCTCGGGGCATCCGAACACGTCGCTGGAACTGCTCGGGAGCGAGGGCCGGATCGCGATCCGGTCGGCGTTCCAGCCCGGCGCGGACCGCGAGGTGACCGTGGAGACGGCCGAGGGGACGATGGAGCTCGCGGGCGTCGGCACGGACGAGACGGTCGAGGAGTTCGACTACTTCGCGCACGCGGTGGCGGCCGGCGGCGACATCGAACCCGACGGGGGAGACGGGCTCGTCGACATGCGGACGCTTGCGGCGATACAGACCGCCGCACGGACGGGAGCGCGGGTCGAACTGTAG
- a CDS encoding phosphate uptake regulator PhoU, whose protein sequence is METRKVQRLGPSTLAMTLPAEWAKEQNVEKGDEVSLRMGGKGTLTVLPESASTEDAEATLHADNLDADALERAILAQYVLGRRVINITTKDGALGSDHINAVYKAETQLMGLGVIEETPENIAIRCSVDPEDFTLDNLLERLENTGSTMRGEAVKALAHGNADLAQRALNRERQANKIFVLLLRLIFTAYQNPNLARAVGLDSGFPLIGYRSIAKNLELIADNAEDIAEIAMEAEGNTLDVDESTMRRIRDFTDQVDEITEMAVESAVKRDYALTIEVKYLFQELKDREQDILTDLPEMSNAQLLQVREVLVSLQETAQYAMRIAEVAANLALNEENEFVTIE, encoded by the coding sequence ATGGAGACGCGGAAGGTCCAGCGGCTGGGCCCCTCGACACTGGCGATGACGCTGCCGGCCGAGTGGGCGAAAGAACAGAACGTCGAGAAGGGCGACGAGGTGTCGCTGCGGATGGGCGGCAAGGGGACGCTGACGGTGCTGCCCGAGTCCGCGAGCACGGAGGACGCGGAGGCGACGCTGCACGCCGACAACCTCGACGCGGACGCCCTGGAGCGGGCGATCCTCGCGCAGTACGTGCTCGGGCGGCGCGTCATCAACATCACCACCAAGGACGGCGCGCTCGGCTCGGACCACATCAACGCGGTGTACAAAGCCGAGACCCAGCTCATGGGGCTGGGCGTGATCGAGGAGACCCCGGAGAACATCGCAATCAGGTGTTCGGTGGACCCCGAGGACTTCACGCTCGACAACCTGCTGGAGCGTCTGGAGAACACCGGGTCGACGATGCGCGGTGAGGCGGTGAAGGCGCTCGCGCACGGCAACGCGGACCTCGCCCAGCGCGCGCTCAACCGCGAGCGGCAGGCGAACAAGATATTCGTCCTCCTCCTGCGGCTCATCTTCACGGCCTACCAGAACCCGAACCTCGCGCGCGCCGTCGGACTGGACTCCGGGTTCCCGCTCATCGGCTACCGGTCGATCGCGAAGAACCTCGAGCTCATCGCGGACAACGCCGAGGACATCGCCGAGATCGCGATGGAGGCCGAGGGCAACACCCTTGACGTCGACGAGTCGACGATGCGGCGCATCCGCGATTTCACCGATCAGGTCGACGAGATCACGGAGATGGCCGTCGAGTCGGCGGTCAAGCGGGACTACGCGCTCACCATCGAGGTGAAGTACCTCTTTCAGGAGCTGAAGGACCGCGAGCAGGACATCCTCACCGACCTTCCGGAGATGTCGAACGCGCAGCTGCTGCAGGTGCGCGAGGTGCTCGTCAGCCTCCAGGAGACCGCCCAGTACGCGATGCGGATCGCGGAGGTGGCCGCGAACCTCGCGCTCAACGAGGAGAACGAGTTCGTGACGATCGAGTAG
- a CDS encoding DUF7525 family protein, whose amino-acid sequence METETLESDKAIGVSLVFAAFAVVGAGFMLAGASQIVMAWGFALAVTAAILAVVALQAFDV is encoded by the coding sequence ATGGAAACCGAGACTCTCGAAAGCGACAAGGCGATCGGCGTCTCGCTCGTGTTCGCCGCGTTCGCCGTGGTCGGCGCGGGGTTCATGCTCGCGGGCGCCTCCCAGATCGTGATGGCGTGGGGGTTCGCACTGGCGGTGACCGCGGCGATCCTGGCGGTCGTCGCGCTGCAGGCGTTCGACGTCTAA
- a CDS encoding RIO1 family regulatory kinase/ATPase, with amino-acid sequence MDFQRLLRGTVEWGRLEAVARDLAGRYGDGTARVEFLDADNWLSTPFILHTGGETYFVKVVSRQNSVVHALFTAGRNLGAFSSGTEGFFEHFGTPAEMARHELQATEEMRAIGINAPEPVEALEIDGLGVLVVEYLPAFRPLDELDADAERELAPALFRALERLHDNGLAHGDLRAENVLILAGNLYFIDATSVREPGALDAREYDLACGLAALEPLIGASDAVEAALSAYPPADVLAAREYLDFVAIRPDHDFDGPRLKGEIEKRATANGA; translated from the coding sequence ATGGACTTCCAGCGCCTCCTCCGCGGGACTGTCGAGTGGGGACGCCTGGAGGCGGTGGCGCGCGACCTCGCCGGCCGCTACGGTGACGGGACGGCACGCGTCGAGTTCCTCGACGCGGACAACTGGCTGTCGACGCCGTTCATCCTCCACACCGGCGGCGAGACGTACTTCGTGAAGGTTGTGAGCCGCCAGAACTCCGTCGTGCACGCGCTGTTCACCGCCGGGCGCAACCTCGGGGCGTTCTCCTCGGGCACGGAAGGCTTCTTCGAGCACTTCGGCACGCCCGCGGAGATGGCCCGCCACGAACTGCAGGCGACCGAGGAGATGCGTGCTATCGGCATCAACGCGCCCGAGCCGGTCGAGGCGCTGGAGATCGACGGCCTCGGCGTGCTCGTCGTGGAGTACCTTCCGGCGTTCCGCCCGCTCGACGAACTCGACGCCGACGCCGAGCGTGAGCTCGCGCCGGCGCTGTTCCGCGCGCTCGAGCGGCTCCACGACAACGGCCTCGCACACGGCGATCTGCGTGCGGAGAACGTGCTCATCCTCGCGGGCAACCTCTACTTCATCGACGCGACGAGCGTCCGGGAGCCGGGGGCGTTGGACGCCCGGGAGTACGACCTCGCGTGCGGGCTGGCGGCGCTGGAGCCGCTGATCGGCGCGAGCGACGCCGTCGAGGCCGCGCTGTCGGCGTACCCCCCAGCGGACGTGCTCGCCGCCCGCGAGTATCTCGATTTCGTCGCGATCCGCCCGGACCACGACTTCGACGGACCGAGGCTCAAAGGCGAGATCGAGAAACGTGCGACGGCGAACGGTGCGTGA
- a CDS encoding SRPBCC family protein, whose amino-acid sequence MTVRVRRVLVFDADPEDVWAFISDPVKRAGAISVVDEYEVGDNGTATWHVRLPIPVIRSSIAVETEEVRKDPPEYVKFVGKSRAFRVTGEHTVSETEDGRARLVNEFVVDGRLPGVESFFERKFSDELDNLERALERDLGLA is encoded by the coding sequence ATGACTGTGCGTGTACGCCGAGTGCTCGTCTTCGACGCCGACCCGGAGGACGTCTGGGCGTTCATCTCCGACCCGGTCAAACGTGCCGGAGCGATCAGCGTCGTCGACGAGTACGAGGTCGGCGACAACGGGACCGCGACGTGGCACGTCCGCCTGCCGATCCCGGTGATCCGATCGAGCATCGCCGTCGAAACCGAGGAGGTGCGCAAGGACCCGCCCGAGTACGTCAAGTTCGTCGGGAAATCCCGGGCGTTCCGCGTGACGGGCGAGCACACGGTCTCCGAGACCGAGGACGGCCGCGCCCGCCTCGTCAACGAGTTCGTCGTCGACGGCCGCCTCCCGGGCGTCGAGTCGTTCTTCGAACGGAAGTTCAGCGACGAACTGGACAACCTCGAACGCGCTCTGGAGCGCGATCTGGGGCTCGCATGA
- a CDS encoding DUF7123 family protein has translation MTEYTDEEKRILAYLRDSVSRGEEYFRAKNIAEAIGLSAKQVGTRLPTLAEKSEEVDIEKWGRARSTTWRVELP, from the coding sequence ATGACGGAGTACACCGACGAGGAGAAGCGCATCCTCGCGTACCTGCGCGACAGCGTCTCCCGGGGAGAGGAGTACTTCCGGGCGAAGAACATCGCGGAGGCCATCGGCCTCTCCGCCAAGCAGGTCGGCACCCGACTTCCGACGCTCGCGGAGAAGTCCGAGGAGGTCGACATCGAGAAGTGGGGCCGCGCCCGCTCGACCACCTGGCGCGTCGAGCTTCCGTAG
- a CDS encoding acyl-CoA dehydrogenase family protein — MNFDLPAEHRMIRDQVREFCEEEIAPIAQEIEDEHRFPEEIFEQLGDLDMMGIPVSEEYGGLGGDQLMYAIVTEELGRVSGGIGLSYAAHVSLGSKPIELFGTDDQKAEWLRPLAEGEGMGAWALTEPGSGSDASDMDTTAEKDGDEWVLDGTKQFITNANVANSVLVKAVTDPEAGYDGISTFIVDPESDDGFEVTTVWDKMGLNSSPTCEIQLNDVRLPAERLLGEAGEGWTQTMKTLEGGRISIAALSTGLAQGAYEAAKEYSGEREQFGEPISSFDAVRDMVVDMHRKTERARLLTHKAATRYDDGEDVTRASALAKLDASEAAREVAEDAVQVHGGYGYTTDFPPQRFYRDAKLMEIGEGTSEIQHLIIGRQLGL, encoded by the coding sequence ATGAACTTTGATCTACCCGCGGAACACCGGATGATCCGGGATCAGGTCCGGGAGTTCTGTGAGGAGGAGATCGCCCCGATCGCCCAGGAGATCGAAGACGAGCACCGCTTCCCCGAGGAGATCTTCGAACAGCTCGGGGACCTCGATATGATGGGCATCCCCGTCTCCGAGGAGTACGGCGGACTGGGCGGCGACCAGCTCATGTACGCGATCGTCACGGAGGAACTCGGGCGCGTCTCCGGCGGCATCGGTCTCTCGTACGCCGCGCACGTCTCGCTGGGCTCGAAGCCGATCGAGCTGTTCGGCACCGACGACCAGAAAGCGGAGTGGCTGCGACCGCTCGCGGAGGGCGAGGGGATGGGCGCGTGGGCGCTCACCGAGCCCGGCTCGGGCTCGGACGCCTCGGACATGGACACCACCGCGGAGAAGGACGGCGACGAGTGGGTGCTCGACGGCACGAAGCAGTTCATCACGAACGCCAACGTGGCCAACAGCGTGCTCGTGAAGGCTGTCACCGATCCCGAGGCGGGCTACGACGGTATCTCGACGTTCATCGTCGATCCCGAGAGCGACGACGGCTTCGAGGTGACGACCGTCTGGGACAAGATGGGGCTGAACTCCTCGCCGACCTGCGAGATCCAGCTGAACGACGTGCGACTCCCCGCGGAGCGACTGCTCGGCGAGGCGGGCGAGGGGTGGACGCAGACGATGAAGACGCTGGAGGGCGGCCGGATCTCCATCGCCGCGCTGTCGACCGGCCTCGCGCAGGGCGCCTACGAGGCCGCCAAGGAGTACTCCGGCGAGCGCGAGCAGTTCGGCGAGCCGATCTCGTCGTTCGACGCCGTCCGCGACATGGTCGTCGACATGCACCGCAAGACCGAGCGCGCGCGGCTGCTCACACACAAGGCTGCGACGAGATACGACGACGGCGAGGACGTGACGCGGGCGTCCGCGCTCGCGAAGCTGGACGCCAGCGAGGCTGCCCGGGAGGTCGCCGAGGACGCGGTGCAGGTCCACGGCGGCTACGGGTACACGACAGACTTCCCGCCCCAGCGGTTCTACCGCGACGCGAAGCTGATGGAGATCGGCGAGGGGACCAGCGAGATCCAGCACCTCATCATCGGTCGCCAGCTCGGGCTGTAG
- a CDS encoding DoxX family protein has translation MFDTILLQGASDLFTSTGSGEVFLLARLLFGFVLAFMGLNHFMMTDGLAGYSEAKGIPAPRLATLFSGGLLIFGGIGVATGAFVALAAGGLAVFLLGSAVTIHDFWAVPEDQQQDEMTQFLKNVVMAGASLAFLALASAPWPYALDISLL, from the coding sequence ATGTTCGATACGATCCTACTGCAGGGCGCATCCGATCTGTTCACCAGTACCGGCTCCGGGGAGGTCTTCCTGCTCGCGCGGCTGCTGTTCGGCTTCGTCCTCGCGTTCATGGGACTGAACCACTTCATGATGACCGACGGCCTCGCGGGCTACTCGGAGGCGAAGGGGATCCCCGCGCCCCGGCTCGCGACGTTGTTCTCCGGCGGGCTACTGATATTCGGCGGGATAGGCGTCGCCACGGGCGCGTTCGTCGCACTCGCGGCCGGCGGGCTCGCGGTGTTCCTGCTGGGGTCGGCGGTCACGATCCACGACTTCTGGGCGGTCCCCGAGGACCAGCAACAGGACGAGATGACGCAGTTCCTGAAGAACGTCGTCATGGCGGGCGCGTCGCTGGCGTTCCTCGCGCTCGCGTCGGCGCCGTGGCCCTACGCGCTGGACATCTCGCTGCTGTAA
- a CDS encoding histidine kinase N-terminal 7TM domain-containing protein, translated as MVHASSILLAAAVGSTLLSAAAGALAYVRTRERTDSAGAAIAATLLLVAAWSATLGLQLAAGTTATAEGLLRLKWIISLPIVTTSLLFAITYAGYGEWLTPPRVVALAAEPAAVGALVVVNPNAVFLAGIEPRTVFGVLVLVGTPGPALVAHLMYSVVAGAAFIALLARTAVRSSGPYRTQAAVLCAGTAAPIVTLSVFALELSWLPPVDLTPLGFGTVSLVLLVAMTRYDLFDVASVAHETVFAGLDDAIVVVDDDDRVLETNPAARDAFGLDGDEIGADAERVLPDAVVESGLLDDDGGDNAEIVLDEPDPDIAGDGGFGEQVPDPTYFEATCESLGREGVRLLVFRNVTEQQRIRRRYRAYVEHSEDIVAVADADGVLEYISPAAEIVLGYDTETLEGEEFTDYIHPDDRRSVVEQFAESLHRPGERVHVSFRAEHRDGGWRVLDGVGVNRFDDPHIGGYLLTLRDETRRDRYEQRLRVLTRVLRHDLRNELNVVHGYADVIADEDGDAADYAERIQRSAERLASLGTRVRGVDQTLRRTDHGGRPVDVTRVVGEVADRTRDRFPEMTVTVEADEAVAYADELLATAVWNVMENAGRHHDGDRPEVSVTLSSTPETTELRIADDGPGIPAEDREAVESGHETQLRHASGLGLWLVRWIVDGVDGELSFVDGEEATAEPIDDVGTVVVLRLRAADAESVPTGSIDQMDPWDVTRARPQRTDGGDDDDVDPFDPRVAPQPPDDER; from the coding sequence ATGGTCCACGCATCAAGTATCCTCCTCGCCGCCGCCGTCGGCTCAACGCTGCTGTCGGCGGCAGCGGGGGCGCTCGCGTACGTCCGGACTCGCGAGCGGACGGACTCCGCCGGCGCCGCGATCGCGGCGACGCTGCTGTTGGTCGCGGCCTGGTCGGCCACGCTGGGTCTCCAGTTGGCGGCCGGAACGACGGCCACAGCCGAGGGGCTGCTCCGGCTGAAGTGGATCATCTCGCTCCCGATCGTAACCACGTCCCTGTTGTTCGCGATCACGTACGCGGGCTACGGCGAGTGGCTGACTCCGCCCCGGGTCGTCGCGCTCGCCGCGGAGCCCGCGGCCGTCGGCGCACTGGTCGTCGTGAATCCGAACGCTGTCTTCCTCGCCGGGATCGAGCCGCGGACCGTCTTCGGGGTGCTCGTGCTCGTCGGTACCCCCGGCCCGGCGCTCGTCGCACACCTCATGTACAGCGTGGTCGCGGGGGCGGCGTTCATCGCGCTCCTGGCTCGGACGGCGGTACGGTCGTCCGGACCGTACCGGACCCAGGCTGCGGTGCTGTGTGCCGGAACCGCGGCCCCGATAGTCACCCTCTCGGTGTTCGCCCTGGAGCTATCGTGGCTGCCGCCGGTCGACCTCACGCCGCTGGGCTTCGGGACGGTGAGCCTGGTGCTGCTGGTCGCGATGACCCGGTACGACCTGTTCGACGTCGCCTCCGTCGCCCACGAGACGGTGTTCGCCGGGCTCGACGACGCGATCGTCGTCGTCGACGACGACGATCGCGTGCTCGAGACGAACCCCGCCGCTCGTGACGCGTTCGGCCTCGACGGCGACGAGATCGGCGCCGACGCCGAACGGGTGCTGCCGGACGCCGTCGTCGAGTCCGGGCTGCTCGACGACGACGGCGGCGACAACGCCGAGATCGTCCTCGACGAGCCGGACCCCGATATCGCGGGCGACGGGGGGTTCGGCGAGCAGGTCCCGGACCCGACGTACTTCGAGGCGACCTGCGAGTCGCTCGGACGGGAGGGGGTTCGGCTGCTCGTGTTCCGTAACGTGACCGAGCAACAGCGGATCCGGCGACGGTATCGGGCCTACGTCGAGCACTCCGAGGACATCGTCGCGGTCGCCGACGCCGACGGCGTCCTCGAGTACATCAGCCCCGCCGCCGAGATCGTCCTCGGATACGACACGGAGACGCTCGAGGGCGAGGAGTTCACCGACTACATCCACCCCGACGACCGGCGGTCGGTCGTGGAGCAGTTCGCCGAGAGCCTTCATCGACCCGGCGAGCGCGTCCACGTCTCCTTCCGCGCGGAGCACCGCGACGGCGGCTGGCGCGTGCTCGACGGCGTCGGCGTGAACCGCTTCGACGACCCACACATCGGCGGCTATCTGCTGACCCTTCGCGACGAGACCCGGCGGGACCGCTACGAGCAGCGACTGCGCGTGTTGACCCGCGTCCTCCGACACGACCTCCGCAACGAACTCAACGTCGTGCACGGCTACGCGGACGTGATAGCGGACGAGGACGGGGACGCCGCCGACTACGCCGAACGTATCCAGCGATCGGCCGAACGACTCGCCTCGCTGGGAACCCGGGTCCGCGGCGTCGATCAGACGCTCCGGCGAACGGATCACGGCGGTCGCCCGGTCGACGTGACGCGCGTCGTCGGCGAGGTTGCCGACCGCACCCGCGACCGGTTCCCGGAGATGACGGTGACCGTCGAGGCCGACGAGGCGGTCGCGTACGCCGACGAGCTGCTCGCCACCGCGGTGTGGAACGTCATGGAGAACGCCGGTCGTCACCACGACGGAGACCGGCCCGAGGTGTCGGTCACGCTGTCGAGCACCCCCGAAACGACCGAGCTCAGGATCGCGGACGACGGCCCCGGGATCCCGGCGGAGGATCGCGAGGCGGTGGAGTCGGGCCACGAGACCCAGCTCCGCCACGCGAGCGGGCTCGGCCTCTGGCTCGTCAGGTGGATCGTCGACGGGGTCGACGGCGAGCTCTCCTTCGTGGACGGCGAGGAGGCGACGGCCGAACCGATCGACGACGTCGGGACGGTCGTCGTGCTTCGCCTGCGTGCGGCCGACGCGGAGTCGGTGCCGACGGGATCGATCGACCAGATGGACCCGTGGGACGTCACCAGAGCGCGTCCCCAGCGCACCGATGGTGGGGACGACGACGACGTGGACCCCTTCGATCCGCGGGTCGCGCCACAGCCACCGGACGACGAACGGTGA
- a CDS encoding DUF7528 family protein: MEVDGQTHELTREAAADLQESLADALTERREFFRTAGEFRADGSYVVSRKAADSAGNAKVFDSFDALVRLYDRLPDRFDADDVGRTGITGSRRHMLIRHFAEHPAFDCRIRRRNPLSAEKTERDEGAQAVTEAEE; encoded by the coding sequence GTGGAGGTGGACGGACAGACGCACGAGTTGACCCGCGAGGCCGCCGCCGACCTCCAGGAGTCGCTGGCGGACGCGCTGACCGAACGGCGGGAGTTCTTCCGCACCGCCGGGGAGTTCCGCGCCGACGGGAGCTACGTCGTCTCGCGGAAGGCCGCAGACTCGGCGGGCAACGCGAAGGTGTTCGACTCCTTCGACGCGCTCGTTCGGCTGTACGACCGGCTGCCGGACCGGTTCGACGCCGACGACGTCGGCCGAACGGGCATCACCGGCTCACGGCGACATATGCTGATCAGACACTTCGCCGAACACCCGGCGTTCGACTGCCGCATCCGGCGTCGAAACCCCCTCAGCGCCGAGAAAACCGAGCGCGACGAGGGCGCACAGGCGGTCACAGAAGCGGAGGAGTAG
- a CDS encoding ATP-NAD kinase family protein, with protein sequence MRIGFLINPVAGMGGRVGLKGTDGKVAEARARGAEPRAPDRARRGLDALAERAPGTAVFTWDDPMGASEVRDAGFDPTVLGAPAGDETDADDTAAAVEAFREAGVDLVLFVGGDGTAADVAEALEGSDVPMLGVPAGVKVYSSVFAVSPEDAAYVAATFERAERREVMDIDEDEYREGEVHPELRAVAHVPVAEQLQSGKQTGGGTVESLATGVADDVRARPGTTWVLGPGSTVGEVKERLEFEGSPIGVDVYRDGDVLALDAAESEILDSLGEDNVIVVTPIGGQGFVFGRGNPQLSPAVIRECDLEIVASRDKLDDLRVLRVDTDDPELDEELRGWVKVRVGRFERRMMKIV encoded by the coding sequence ATGCGAATCGGGTTCCTGATCAACCCCGTCGCGGGGATGGGCGGCCGGGTCGGGCTGAAGGGCACCGACGGAAAGGTCGCCGAGGCGCGCGCCCGTGGCGCCGAGCCGCGGGCGCCCGATCGCGCCCGTCGAGGGCTCGATGCCCTCGCCGAGCGCGCCCCCGGGACGGCGGTGTTCACGTGGGACGACCCGATGGGGGCGAGCGAGGTCCGCGACGCCGGCTTCGACCCGACCGTGCTCGGCGCGCCCGCGGGCGACGAGACGGACGCCGACGACACGGCCGCGGCCGTCGAGGCGTTCCGCGAGGCGGGCGTCGATCTGGTGTTGTTCGTCGGCGGCGACGGCACCGCCGCGGACGTGGCGGAGGCGCTGGAGGGGAGCGACGTGCCGATGCTCGGCGTCCCCGCGGGCGTGAAGGTGTACTCGTCGGTGTTCGCCGTCTCCCCGGAGGACGCGGCGTACGTCGCCGCGACGTTCGAGCGCGCCGAGCGCCGCGAGGTGATGGACATCGACGAGGACGAGTACCGCGAGGGCGAGGTCCACCCGGAACTGCGCGCCGTCGCGCACGTCCCCGTCGCCGAACAGCTCCAGTCGGGCAAGCAGACCGGCGGCGGCACCGTCGAGTCGCTGGCGACCGGCGTCGCTGACGACGTGCGCGCGCGACCGGGGACGACGTGGGTGCTCGGCCCCGGCTCGACCGTCGGCGAGGTGAAGGAGCGACTGGAGTTCGAGGGGTCCCCTATCGGCGTCGACGTGTACCGGGACGGCGACGTGCTCGCCCTCGACGCCGCGGAGTCGGAGATCCTCGACTCGCTGGGCGAGGACAACGTCATCGTCGTCACACCCATCGGCGGACAGGGGTTCGTCTTCGGTCGCGGCAACCCCCAGCTGTCGCCGGCAGTGATCCGCGAGTGCGACCTGGAGATCGTCGCCTCGCGCGACAAGCTCGACGACCTGCGGGTGCTGCGTGTCGACACGGACGACCCGGAACTCGACGAGGAACTCCGCGGCTGGGTGAAAGTTCGCGTCGGGCGCTTCGAGCGCCGGATGATGAAGATCGTGTGA